The Euphorbia lathyris chromosome 3, ddEupLath1.1, whole genome shotgun sequence genome contains a region encoding:
- the LOC136222372 gene encoding histone H3.3-like: MARTKQTARKCTGGKAPRKQLAAKVARLSAPPSTIGGRLKRPHRYRPGTVALREIRKYQKSTDLLIRKMPFQRLVREIAQHYKNDLRFQSHAVLALQEAAEAYLVSVFEDTNLCAIHAKRVTIMPKDVQLARRIRSERL; this comes from the exons ATGGCTCGTACTAAGCAAACTGCTCGTAAATGCACCGGTGGAAAGGCTCCCAGGAAGCAACTAGCAGCAAAG GTTGCTAGGTTATCGGCTCCTCCAAGTACTATTGGAGGACGACTCAAGAGACCACATCGTTACCGTCCTGGAACAGTGGCTCTCCG AGAAATCAGAAAGTATCAAAAGAGCACTGATCTTTTGATCCGTAAAATGCCATTTCAGAGGCTTGTTCGTGAAATTGCTCAACATTACAAA AATGATTTGAGGTTCCAGAGCCATGCGGTGCTTGCACTTCAGGAGGCTGCGGAGGCTTACTTGGTTAGTGTGTTTGAGGATACTAATCTCTGCGCTATTCATGCGAAGCGGGTAACGATAATGCCTAAGGACGTCCAACTTGCTAGGCGGATCCGTAGTGAACGTCTTTAG
- the LOC136224646 gene encoding calcium uniporter protein 4, mitochondrial-like: MGLRKLFTKRLSGSYTAVSLQHSPISSPASLQPTIPPNAAKSNIHKEYLNPPERGFFCGFLHRRSINQLPKFLSMPIREKLKERLKSITGDGICFDGLALSPPAKESEATDLNCFRISVEEARKILRLSQMEKLKSKLRKIWETSIQYHEFVQICVEECGNEIQGVEFAKTLDQCGNVIVLGSIVFLRPEQVAKSIQNIIT, translated from the exons atggGGCTTCGTAAATTGTTCACAAAGCGTCTCTCAGGAAGTTACACTGCAGTGTCTCTTCAACATTCTCCAATCTCTTCCCCTGCCTCATTACAACCCACAATACCCCCAAATGCAGCGAAATCAAACATCCACAAAGAGTATCTCAACCCGCCGGAGAGAGGATTTTTCTGTGGTTTCCTTCACCGGAGATCAATTAACCAGCTGCCTAAGTTCCTTTCCATGCCTATCAGGGAGAAGCTGAAGGAGAGACTCAAAAGCATCACTGGAGATGGAATCTGCTTCGATGGACTAGCTCTTTCGCCTCCAGCAAAGGAATCAGAGGCTACAGATCTAAATTGTTTCAGAATATCAGTTGAAGAAGCCAGGAAAATCTTGAGGCTGTCTCAGATGGAGAAGCTGAAATCGAAGCTTAGGAAGATTTGGGAAACCTCAATTCAATATCATGAGTTCGTTCAGATCTGTGTTGAGGAGTGTGGAAACGAAATCCAAGGTGTTGAGTTTGCTAAGACGTTGGATCAGTGTGGAAATGTGATCGTTCTTGGGAGTATTGTGTTCCTCCGCCCGGAGCAG GTGGCTAAATCAATTCAGAACATAATTACCTAA